From the genome of Rathayibacter sp. VKM Ac-2804:
CTGCACGTCTCAGTCGCGCCCCCGATGCGCGCCGCTCGACGGGTCGGCGTGACGTCGCATCATCTCTGGGACGAGGCGGTCACCGTCGTCGACGCGGGTCACCCGGTGACCGATCCCGCCTCCACCTTCTGCCACCTCGCCGACTCGCGGTCGCTCGACGAGCTCGTCGTCCTCGGCGACGCGCTCGTGCGGCCCGATGAGGAGCTCGGTCGCCACGGCCTCCGCGTCGATCTGGAGATCCTCGCGGTGCGGGCGGCGCAGTACCGAGGTCGGGGCGGCCGGCGCGCTAGGGAGGCGGTCGGACTCGTGCGCGTCGGCTCCGAGTCGCCGAAGGAGACACTGCTCCGGCTGCTGCTGATCCGTGCGGGGCTGCCCGAGCCGGAGCTGAACGTCGAGCTGTACGACGCGGACGGTGTCTTCGTCGCGCGGGTGGACCTGCTCTACCGGGATCAGTGGGTCGTCGTCGAGTACGACGGTGATCAGCATCGGACCGATCAGAAGCAGTACGAGCGGGACATCGCGCGCAGCGAGGCGATCCAGGCGCTCGGCTACCGCCACCTCCGCGTGCGCCTCTCCGGCCTCGTCGGCCACCCCGAGGCCACGGCCGCCCGAGTCCGCCGCGCCCTCGGCCTCTGACCCACGCCGCGAGATGCCACTTATGACGAGTTTCTGCGGCGTGTCGTGCTCATAAGTGGCATCTCGCGGGAGGGGAAGGGGAGGGCGGGGTCAGCCGGAGATCAGGGCGCGGGCCGTGCCCTCGTCGAGGATGAGGTCGGTGAGGAGGCCGGCGGCGAGGGCGCCGCGCAGGCCCGGGAGCTTCGAGGCGCCCGAGACGACGCAGATCCGGCGGGAGGCGCGGCGCACGGTGGAGAGGTCCGGGCCGCTTGCACGTTCGTTCATGGGGATGTCGTCCCAGGTCCCGTCGGCACGGTAGAACACGGTGGCGACGTCGCCGACGACGCCGGACGCGCTGAGCGAGGTGAAGTCGCTCGGCTCCAGGTAGCCGCCGATGTAGACCTTCGAGGGCACCGCCGCGAACGGCGAGCCGAGGCCGAAGAGCGCGACGTCCATCCGCTGCTGCAGCTCGAGCACCCGCTTGGTCGACCGCTCGCGCCAGACCGCCTTCTTGGTCATCGGGTCGTCGAAGAACGCCGGCACCGGGAACTGCTGCACCTTCGCGGCGTACGCGTCGCCGAAGCGGCGCAGGATCTCGCTCGAGTAGTTGATGCCGGTGGTCTCGGTGTTGCCCGCGCCGTTGAGCTGCACGATCTGCGTGTTGTGCGTCTCCTTGGCGATGAGGTGCCGGCTCATCGCGCTCATCGTCGAGCCCCA
Proteins encoded in this window:
- a CDS encoding DUF559 domain-containing protein, producing MQEYTETRIVNASTSELARHRLVAEYPVGVFRGARAAVEPVTYSERIAAFAAVMRPGEFFSHATAAHLLRLPDRRATETTPLHVSVAPPMRAARRVGVTSHHLWDEAVTVVDAGHPVTDPASTFCHLADSRSLDELVVLGDALVRPDEELGRHGLRVDLEILAVRAAQYRGRGGRRAREAVGLVRVGSESPKETLLRLLLIRAGLPEPELNVELYDADGVFVARVDLLYRDQWVVVEYDGDQHRTDQKQYERDIARSEAIQALGYRHLRVRLSGLVGHPEATAARVRRALGL
- a CDS encoding sugar-binding domain-containing protein is translated as MTPVRPVVELDETTHATHPDKTRDALRAAQLYYMQDLTMDAIAHELHTSRSSVSRLLSHARATGLVDIQIRSPLDRASALSAEVRAHFDITAHIVPVPDHTSEIDRLERVALSAARILGPFIDSNMIVGIAWGSTMSAMSRHLIAKETHNTQIVQLNGAGNTETTGINYSSEILRRFGDAYAAKVQQFPVPAFFDDPMTKKAVWRERSTKRVLELQQRMDVALFGLGSPFAAVPSKVYIGGYLEPSDFTSLSASGVVGDVATVFYRADGTWDDIPMNERASGPDLSTVRRASRRICVVSGASKLPGLRGALAAGLLTDLILDEGTARALISG